One Leclercia pneumoniae genomic region harbors:
- a CDS encoding DNA methyltransferase gives MAENSNPTINKIIPGSTVGRGRSIKIETSPSVHEWCNNDAKIQLGNSLDLYSSWDEPTVIISDGAYGILGFEGDTADHTSIAEWYEPHVIEWSKKATAQTTLWFWNSEIGWASVHPILEKHGWRYVNANIWNKGKGHIAGNVNTAKIRRFPVVTEMCVQYVFEPKINDLSLQHWLYREWKRTKLALKKANEACGVKNVATRKYLDQGHLWYIPPPEMFVKLVEYANEHGDVSGKPYFSADGVTPMSFQDWEKMRAKFYCPMGFTNVWERNTLKGGERISVPGQLAKAAHLNQKPLDLMSLIIQASSDAGDVIWEPFGGLFSASIAAHRLGRKSFAGEIDPTYFQIGMERFLSL, from the coding sequence ATGGCTGAAAATAGTAATCCCACAATTAACAAAATAATACCTGGAAGTACTGTTGGAAGAGGGAGAAGCATTAAAATTGAAACTTCTCCTAGTGTACATGAATGGTGCAATAATGATGCGAAAATTCAACTTGGAAATAGCTTAGACTTGTACTCATCATGGGATGAACCTACCGTTATTATTTCAGATGGTGCTTATGGGATACTAGGTTTCGAAGGTGATACGGCTGATCATACCTCGATTGCTGAATGGTATGAACCTCATGTCATAGAGTGGAGTAAAAAGGCTACGGCGCAAACAACGTTATGGTTTTGGAACTCTGAAATAGGTTGGGCCTCTGTACACCCTATATTAGAGAAGCATGGTTGGCGCTATGTTAATGCAAATATATGGAATAAAGGCAAGGGGCATATTGCAGGTAATGTAAACACTGCAAAGATAAGACGATTTCCTGTCGTGACAGAGATGTGTGTGCAATATGTTTTTGAGCCTAAAATTAACGATTTATCTTTGCAACATTGGCTTTACCGTGAATGGAAAAGAACAAAACTAGCCTTAAAAAAAGCAAATGAAGCCTGTGGTGTTAAAAATGTAGCAACCCGAAAATATTTGGATCAGGGGCATTTATGGTATATCCCTCCTCCAGAAATGTTTGTCAAGTTAGTCGAGTATGCTAATGAGCATGGCGATGTTTCTGGTAAACCATACTTCTCTGCTGATGGCGTTACGCCTATGAGCTTCCAAGATTGGGAAAAAATGAGAGCAAAGTTTTATTGTCCTATGGGATTCACTAATGTTTGGGAGCGTAATACTCTTAAAGGTGGTGAAAGGATCAGCGTTCCAGGCCAATTAGCTAAGGCTGCTCATCTTAACCAAAAACCATTAGATCTGATGTCATTGATTATTCAGGCTTCAAGTGATGCAGGTGATGTGATTTGGGAACCCTTTGGTGGGTTATTTTCTGCTTCAATTGCTGCTCACCGGTTAGGTAGAAAATCTTTTGCTGGAGAGATAGACCCCACCTATTTTCAAATAGGTATGGAGCGTTTTCTCTCCTTGTAA